Genomic DNA from Clostridia bacterium:
TATAAGACTGTCAAAACCAGAACGAAAACGCTCGCTGCCGGCACGACGAAGGTCGAGCAGAAGGGCGAGAACGGGCTGAAGGAGATCGTCTCCGACTTCGTCTACATCGACGGCGAACTGATCGAAGAGGTCGTTGTTTCCGAGAAGACGATCAAGAAGGTCGTCGACGAAAAGATCCTCGTCGGTACCAAGTCCACGGGAGGCGGCGGAGGAGTATCCACCGGCAACTACATGAGACCGGTATCCGGCGGCTACGTATCCAGCAGATACGGCTACAGAGGCAGGGAGTTCCACACCGGCGTCGATATCGCGTGTCCGAAGGGAACGCCGATAATGGCTGCCGACGGAGGCACCGTCACTACGGTCACATACGGCAGCAGCGGTTACGGATACCATATCATTATCAACCACTCCAACGGAGAACAGACGCTTTACGCTCACTGCAGCGCGCTCTACGTTCACGTCGGCGAGAAGGTCGATAAGGGTCAGGTCATCGCCGCGGTCGGGCAGACCGGACGCGCCTACGGCTACCACCTCCACTTCGAGGTCCGCCGCAACGGCAAGCACGTCTACCCCGGCATAGGATAATAAGCGGCATAATAAAAGCGGCTCCGTGCGGAGCCGCTTTTGTCTGTCATTCTGAGGGCGATGCCCGAAGAATCCCCCGACTTTCTCAGCGGTGCGGGATCAGTCTTCCGGCCCGAGCTGGCCTTTCGCCCAGTGCTTGCGGCAGAGACTCGTGTAGCTTTCATTGCCGCCGATGACGACCTGTTCGCCGGTCTTCGTGACCTTGCCGTTCAGCAGACGTGCGTTGCAGGTGGCTTTCCTGCCGCACCAGCATATCGTTTTTACCTCCTCGATGGAGTCCGCCCACGCGAGCAGCCATTGACTGCCCTCGAAAAGGTTGCCTTTGAAGTCGGCGCGCAGTCCGTAGGCGACGACGGGGACGTTTTCCTCGTCCACGATGCGCACGAGCTCCTCGACCTGCGCCTTCGTCAGAAACTGCGCCTCGTCGACGATGACGGCGTCGTACTTTTTGACGTCCACGCCGCCGAGCTCCTCCATATAGACGCAGTCAGCGCGCAGTCCGGAACGCGAGACGACGACGTGATCGCCGTCGCGGTCGTCCACGCGCGGCTTGACCATGAGCGCGTTCTGTCCGCGCTCGGCGTAGTTATACTGCACCATGATCGCGTTCGCGGTCTTGCTCGAGCCCATCGCTCCGTAGCGGAAATACAGCTTTGCCATAAAAGCGCCTCCGTTTCTTTGCATCATTATACCACACCGTAGCGGAAAAGGGAAGAGGATTTGCGTAATAAAAAAGGCGCCCGTCGGGACACTTGCGACAGAGCATGTGTCCCGATTTTTTGCGCTTAGCTTTGAAATTGATCTGATCTGTGCTGTTTTCAGCAAAACCAACGCAAAAGCACTTTTGACAACCTGCGGTCATCAAAAGCGCATTTTTGCTCGGTGAGGCGGGGATTGATCTCCGCCTTGATGAATTAATGGCACTGCATTGTTTCAACTCCCAGTTGAATTATTTGCGCTTATCAGGTTATTGAATATTAATTGAGCATGATCTATAATGATATCAGAACGAAAGGCGCCGATTCGTTTTAATTATGTAATAGAAACGGAGATAACTATTATGGTATTAAACATCGGAAGCAAGATTAAATCGTTGCGAAAGCAGCGAGGATTAACGCAAGAACAACTGGCTGAGGCTGTCGGCATTTCT
This window encodes:
- a CDS encoding thymidine kinase, producing the protein MAKLYFRYGAMGSSKTANAIMVQYNYAERGQNALMVKPRVDDRDGDHVVVSRSGLRADCVYMEELGGVDVKKYDAVIVDEAQFLTKAQVEELVRIVDEENVPVVAYGLRADFKGNLFEGSQWLLAWADSIEEVKTICWCGRKATCNARLLNGKVTKTGEQVVIGGNESYTSLCRKHWAKGQLGPED